From Candidatus Paceibacterota bacterium:
GTACGAAATCTTGCCTTGGCGCAGAGAAGTTACTGCCCAAATAATGAAAGCGAGAAGCGTAGCGAGCGCTAACAAGAGATGCTTACTGAACGGAAACGTCGAGAAAGAGGCTGGTAAGAAAAATATCGGGAGAATAAAGGTGAGACCGAGGAGAAGAAAGACCGGCGCGCGCTCAAGAAAAGAAGAAACCTTCGGTGAATTTGGCATCATAATAGTAAAATGCTCGCTACAAAATAGTTGATAATGAGATTATTATATAAAAGAAATAGAAAAGTAACAACTGGGATAGGTCTCTGGATTAATAAAAAATAAGGGAAAAACCTAGTTTGCAATAAATTGATTTTTGTAGTATAATTTTCGTGCCTTTATGTTGGGCAGACACTCTTTTTCGCGAGAAAAAGGGAGGAAAGTCCGAACACTGCCCAGCCGTAGTTTTGGCCCGTAGAAATTTCTATTGATCAAAACTACGGCTGGGAGAATGGTAGCGGGTAACGCCCGTCTAGAGCAATCTACGAGGTGCGAACAGTGACGTTTCGTTTTGAAAAGAACGGAATACCCTTCACGGGGTAAATCTTTGTGGCAACACAGAGAGTGCAACGGCTAAATCCTTACCACAGTGCAAGGCCGTGCTCATCGAAAGATGTGAGTGCCGCTTGAGGGTGTTGGTAACAACACTCCCAGATAAATGTCTGCACATTGTCGAAAGACAAGGACAGAATTCGGCTTATAGGCACAAAGGTATGACGAACCCCGCGAAACACGCGGGGTTTGCCTTTTCTATTTTAAAAATCTGATTGTTCTCTCGAAAGCAATTCGAAACCAATAGGTATAAGTACCGGGATTTTTCTTTACATCCTCACGCAAAGCAGCCGGGGAAATCCATTTGAAATCTTCCGCCTCTTCGGGATTTATTTTCACTTCCCCATCAAATTTCCCGAGAAATACGTGATCAAATTCATGTTCCCGAATTCCATGGTCAAGGTCCGCTTTGTAGGTAAAACTAAAAACCTCCTTGAGCGGGCAATCGAAACCAATTTCTTCTTTTAGACGGCGATGTGCCGCTTTCTCTGTCTCTTCACCGGGACGAGGATGCCCGCAACAAGCATTTGTCCAAAGCCCTCCGGAATGGTACTTTCCTTTCGCTCGCCTTTGGAGAAGCATCTCACCTTTAGAATTAAACACAAAAATGGAAAAACAGCGGTGAAGTTTCCCCGCTAAATGCGCGGAAAGCTTCCCCTCTTCGCCGATAGGATTATCTTTCTCGTCAACAAGTATGATATGTTCTTCCATGAGGAAGTATTGTAGTATGATGGAAAGAAAATAACAAAAAATCCTTTTCGAAATGGCCAAAATTCAACAGCCAAATATAAACGAGATTCGGATGAAGATGGACAAAACGAGGCAAATCCTCCGCCTTTTCGCCTTTCTTTCTATCTGCCTATTCTTCCTTTTGGCAGTGGGAAAATTCTTTCTGCATAGAGAATATTTCTCATTCCTCTCTTTTATCGCAATCTTTTTGGGAAGCCTCCTCGTTGCCGATTTCCTCTCCGGAGTAATGCACTGGACTTTCGATACCTGGGGTTCTTCAAAAACTTTTCTCGTCGGCCCGCTTTTTATTCGGCCATTTCGTGAACATCATGTAGATGAGAAATCCATTACTCACCACTCTTTCATCCAAGCGAGCACGAGTGGAACTGCGACCGTCATTCCTGTCTGCATTGCCGTGCTTTTCATTCCACTCACCGGAGTAATTTCCTATTCAATACTTTTGTTCGTCTTTCTTATCTCGGTTTTTGTCTTTCTCACCAATCAAATTCATAAATGGGCGCATATGGATGCTCCGCCAAAAATCATTATGCTCCTGCAAAACGCTCACATACTCCTACCGCGCCAAGACCATCACATTCACCACATCGAGCCGTTCACCCAAAGCTACGCAATTACAACCGGCTGGACGAATCCATTTTTTACCAAGTTTCAATTTTTCAGACACGCAGAAAGAATAATCACGCGTATCACAGGAGCAATCCCCCGTGCTGATGATATTGGGGTTGAAGCGGCGAAAGAGCTGATGGAAAAGGGAAATTAAATTTTCCCAATGACCGAACGGCATTTGCCGTTCGGTCATTCGAAAAACTACTTTCTAATTCGCTCGAATTAGAAAGTAGTTTTTCCTTTGTGGTATTCTACTTTTTTCGATGTCGAAGAGAAAAATCAAGCTGATACTCCGGTATTCCCAGCGACATACCATATTGGGTTGCTTCATCGTATTGCTCTTTGCTTTTTCTATCGATATAAAAAACTTTATTGGGGAAAATAATATAGTGGTTATATTCATTTCTAAAATCCGCGTACCAAGAGCTCTTATGACTTTGATCAAGAGAGGTGCTTAATTTTTTTGCAATTTCTTCCGCTTTATTTTCAGGAATTTCGACTTTATGAAGTGTCCATTGTTTCAGCCACGGAGTCTGATGCTTCTCCACAACATCTTCGACTTTCGTGCTCAAAATTTTAATGCCTTTAAGAACATCTTTCTTCACTAAACTTTCTTCGATAATGGTGCCTTTATAATTCATATTTATTGCGGAGACGGCGAGATTTGAACTCGCGAGAGGTTTCCCCCTACTCGCTTTCCAAGCGAGCGCACTAGACCGCTATGCGACGTCTCCAACTTTCAACTAACAACAAGCACACTATCATCTGATAGGCAAAATCTCAAATAGAGATCCAGAAAGCTGACAGCTGAAACCTAAAAGCTAAAAGCTTTTCTCACCACCTCCCACTCGCGCCACCTCCGCCGGAAGAGCCTCCGCCAAAACCTCCGAATCCGCCACCTCCCCCACCAAAACCTCCGCCACCCATACGTCCTCCTCCTATCCACCAAGGTGGTCGGCCTCCGGTCGTTTTGCTTTTCTCAAACTGCCGAGAAGCAATAAAATCAAACAAAAGCCCAAGTGGAATAAGCGCAGAAAGAGAGATGAGCCCAATGTAAAAAAACCCAAAAAAGACGATTACAATGACCCCGGCAATTCCCCCGATTACTCCCCCCAGCCACCACGATTTTGATCTGCCCAAGATAGCGCCGAGCCAAGAAACAATGATAAATCCGATTACA
This genomic window contains:
- the idi gene encoding isopentenyl-diphosphate Delta-isomerase; translated protein: MEEHIILVDEKDNPIGEEGKLSAHLAGKLHRCFSIFVFNSKGEMLLQRRAKGKYHSGGLWTNACCGHPRPGEETEKAAHRRLKEEIGFDCPLKEVFSFTYKADLDHGIREHEFDHVFLGKFDGEVKINPEEAEDFKWISPAALREDVKKNPGTYTYWFRIAFERTIRFLK
- a CDS encoding fatty acid desaturase CarF family protein, which encodes MAKIQQPNINEIRMKMDKTRQILRLFAFLSICLFFLLAVGKFFLHREYFSFLSFIAIFLGSLLVADFLSGVMHWTFDTWGSSKTFLVGPLFIRPFREHHVDEKSITHHSFIQASTSGTATVIPVCIAVLFIPLTGVISYSILLFVFLISVFVFLTNQIHKWAHMDAPPKIIMLLQNAHILLPRQDHHIHHIEPFTQSYAITTGWTNPFFTKFQFFRHAERIITRITGAIPRADDIGVEAAKELMEKGN